Proteins encoded in a region of the Acidimicrobiia bacterium genome:
- a CDS encoding DUF1731 domain-containing protein, translated as MRPRGAAVSLIESKLAIRLALGGEKAESIGLSSTRVLPERLVDDGFEFGDADLETTLHRMLG; from the coding sequence GTGAGGCCACGGGGCGCGGCGGTGTCGCTCATCGAATCGAAACTCGCCATACGACTCGCGCTTGGCGGTGAGAAGGCGGAGTCCATTGGTCTTTCCAGCACCAGAGTCCTGCCCGAACGCCTGGTGGACGACGGATTCGAGTTCGGCGATGCAGACCTCGAGACGACGCTGCACCGGATGCTGGGCTGA